The nucleotide window GGCCTCTTGATAATGGAGTAGTAATGGGGAATGTTAAGTCCTTCAGCATCAACTGGTTCCATGAACCAGTTGTTGATGGCGTGGTTCTTGGGGGACATCAAATCGTTCAATACCTCTTCAGAGAATTGCAGCTCAGGCTTAAGCTTCTTTCGCGAAGGCTTCGTGGTATAGTCAATATCCTTTGATTTGGGAGCACGGACGGTTCGTTTGGGACGATCGCCCTCGGTGGCAGATGAGGCACGGCGCAGTTCGGTAGCAGCAGTATTGGCTTCTTGAGATCCAAGCCGCGGCTTTGATGACACGCTTTCGGCGGCGGGACTAGCGCCAGGTCCAACGGATGGCTTGCGAGCCATAGAATCGCCGAGAGAGCTGATACGCGACTCACGGGGAGGTTTGGGCTTGGGGACCTGCTTGGGCTTGACTGCCTCTTCTTGTGGAATGGTGGCAACTTCTTCCCAGATGCTTCGAATGGCATTGAACGCAGCACCAGTAACCTCATGGAGGGTTCCATTGAAGTTACGGGTGTTGTCGTACATGAGAACCAGGGCATCCTGAAAATCACCAACCGTAACATAAGCACCATTAATATCACGAAGGGTCCGGTCGATCTCGGAAAGGTCCATAGGtttctcgatcttggccaAGTAACTCTCAGCGAGTTGAGGCCACATCTTGGGGACTGAATCCTTGAAATGGCCACCagcctttgtcttcttcacACGCCCTAGCACTTTGCGGAACTCGCGTCGCTGAAAAGGGGTGAGCGTTTGGTTCTTGAAATCGGCCTCATTCCACCTGGTAAGACCAGCGAAGCGAGAGACCTCCTTCTCGGGGGCAGACTCAGCAGAGTCCGGTTCAGTCTTGGAGACAGTGGAGGTAACGTCGGCGGGTTCTTCAGATTTGGGCTCGGTCTTGGCTCGCTTTGGTGCAGGCTCTTCTGTGGCATCATCCTCACGTTCGCGGGCTACCTTCGAGCTAACGGAAGTGTCACCAACGGGGGCATCTTGCATTGAGACCTCGGTGGAAGGTTTAGGggcatcctcttccttggtATCGATAGCCAACTGAGATAGGCTGGTAGGTTGGACTTCGGCTTCTGAGGAGGGAGCCGCGGTCTCGTTGGAAGAAGCGGGTACCTTGTCGTCTGTTCCATCAGCCTTTTCAGGGGTATCTACAGGCTTGTCTGCCATATCGACGTCCTTGGACTCTTTTGCGGTCGCATCTTCAGCTGGTTTCTCATCTCTGGGCTTTTCTGCAGGCACAGCATCGGTCATATCGACATCCTCCTCCGTAGCCTTGGGCTCCTCCACAGGTTTGGCATCACCAGTCTCTTTCGTCTGATCATCACCTTCGGTCTTCTGATCGTTCTTTTCGTCCGCCGAAGGCTCTTGAgagggcttcttctcatcgctCGCCTCTGCCATCTCTACGTCCTTGTTGACACCATTCTCGACGGGATGATCGTCCGCTTTGTTGCCATTGACAGGCGCAGATTCAGGTGTGTCCTTTGGCTTTTCAGGTGTCGCATGCCTAATCAACATGTCAGAGAGTGCTGAGAAACGATGTGCGCGTTTGCGCCATGCATCACAGCCTTATGGCGCGCGACGGCACAGGCAAAAAGCGCGCCATCAGAATTGAGGGGCAACTTACCCGTTGACTTCGGACTTTTGTTCCTTTTCTACTGTGGCATCGCGCGACGTATTCTCGTTTGTGGGAGCGGTCGCATCGGGGTTTGGTGAAGCCATAATGGCTGTTCGCGATATAAGGCGCGTCAATACAGGTCTAGCTTAGTTGACTCGTCGCGACATGAAATAGCGATGCGCACGTGAAAACGATGATTCGAGGATTATCGCGAGTCGACGTGGTGTTGATGCGCgatggagattgagaagtGGATACGTAGGAATGGAGGCGCGTCGCGCAGTTGCGAAATTGGATTAGAAGGCGGGGGGTCGCGATCTTATATTGGTAGCTCCTCTGAATTCTGGCAGCCTAGCGGCAAAAAGGTAGGTGCAGGTAGGCGGAGTCGATGGCAATAGCTCGTAGCCTGTGAGAGGCAAGAGCAAGGTAGGTCGAGGTGGGAGGGAAAAGAGGAGTAAAGCCGAAGCAATGACGCTGACAATGGAAATCGAATAGCTGATTTCGCGACGGGGTCTTTTTTTTGCGCGTGAGGGTGCAGCGcaagtgcagtgcagtgtaGTGCAGCGGAGCAGTAAGCAATAAGTACAATACAAGGTAGAGTACGTAAAactgaaaagagaagaaagaaggccAGAAATTGGAGAAATAAAAAATGACTAATCAAAAGGCGAAACAGTTTAAGCAATTCAGAGAAGACTCTCGAATCACAAAACCTATTATTGATTATGGTGTGAAAGTGAATAAATGCGATTGAAAGAAGTGATTGTACCTATTAAAGGTCAATCAATATTGATTGATTTGATTGGGGGAAGGCGGTGGTGActtttggtggtgatcgCCGGCTTCGAGAACAATAAGAACTGTGAAGGAGCTCTTATCGTGATCGGGCGCGGAAGGTGCTTTTTGTGCTTTGCCGTTAACTGAAAGGGTGCAGGGTGGTTGCCAAGAGAGGAGGAACTCTGAGTGGCCAGTTGCGGTCGCAGTTCAGTTTTTTTGCCAGTGAGAGAGAGCAATAGCGTTGGGCTGCTcagtgctgtgctgtgccgTGCTTGTTTTTTGCTGGCCGGGAACCGGAAGAGGGAGGGGGGTAGGGGGGGGTTGGATCTAAGGGGAGCCTCTGAGGGAAAAGCGCGTGCACGTCAGTGAATTTTGCCCGGTCGGAGGCGCGGTGGTATTTATGAGGGAAGAAGGCAAACTCCGCTGAGCCGTTGACTTGTCTCTAACGGGGTGGCCAACTTGGCAAGGGGATTGGGTATGAGGGGATGGAAAAATTTAGTTGGCCGAGTTTTGTATCAAAGGGATTATGAGGTGGTGCACGGGCCACGATCACCGTCATTGCCATGGATGGGATGTGGATGGTGGGTGGCTGGGGGTGGATGATATTATGGTAGAGGTTGGTAGTATCATGATAATGAGGTTGATCAAGATGAAAGACGTTTCAAATCAGTCACAATAGGTGAGTCAGCTATTTGATCATTCATGTTTGTTCTGGAATATATATACATTTAGATTATGCACAGCTGATTCAGAGCTTAATTCGATCTAGAACTCTATCTCATCATACCCATCCAATTGAATGTGGCTGGTGAGGACAGATCAGAACGCAAGGGGAAGGTTCCCAAACCCGAAAGGACACGGGATGAGAGTGATGACGGCCCCGTAATGCCACCGTTTCCCGAGCTTCGTCTTACAAGATGATCGTATTCAAGAAAGGAACAAACAGACTCCGTGAAACTTGAAATGTATCATCGCATGTTTACCAAGTGAAGGAAGATCTTATCTTACTTGCGCTGATGAATAACAAGCTCGAAAACGGTCACAGAAACAGATCCCATTCTATACTGAAGCACGTGCATCACCTCTCTTACACGTTCACGTCGCGTCAAGAGATGCCATGCAGTAAACCACTATAACCACTTAACAGCTTTCACTCTTATACCGAAACTGGGACGCATCATACCCAACCCGGGATACAGGTCCACCTTGGATCAAGTCCAGGCAAGGGCAGGTATCAGGTGACCATCCCGTTGGCAAACAATGAAAAAGAAAGCAATCACATCGGGTTTCGAGCTTGTGCCCCCAAGATCTGTGTCACTGCGTAACTAAAAACATTTTACTTGATGCTGGGTCTTTATTTGTACTGTACTTCATATCTCCTGAGGCCACAGACTACGAGATGATCCCTCCGGAAGCGAACGTGAAGGTTGCGGATGTGACCAATTGCAGCTTATCTCGAGTCCACTATCAATCCACTTCGTCCAATCACCGCCATTTTCATTTAGAGGCTGCAGTGAGGCCAATCACTGTAATTAAATGGCTctcccaagctcaaggtcagGCCGCATTGGGCCAGTCATGGACTCTTAGCAGCCAGGATAATTCTCCTTGCCGATGGAAGCCAGAGAaacagccacagccacaCCATGACTCATCCTGTGGCACTCATCCTGTGGCAGGGCACGTGACCATCTTGCTCTAATCTTATCGCTTGTGGGGCTACCACCAGAGCCAAGCTGGGGTTCCAGAAAAAAAGTTCCTTCACTCGAGACCGAGCGACGGCTTCGTCAAATTTTCCATTGATAACGTTCAACAGTATCACTTTTCCTCATTCATTACGGAAAAGATACTACCCCAAGAAATCAGGGTCGCATTAATATCTTGCTTCTTGAATTAATCACCCGTCGCTGAATcccatcatcgtcgaatCCCTGCACGCGACCGCTTAACATCTACTGCGCTTCACATCAAAACCTGCTCATAATGTCAACAAAACGCAAAGCGCCGGTCAAGCTGGCCGCTCCCGTCGCTAGAAACAGCGCTCGAATTCCCAACAAGTCCATCATTGACGAGTCAAAGGCCTCCATCGCCGGACCCGACGCCCTCCAGCCCTCACAGGTTGAGACCATTGAGATCTCGTCCGATAACGACAGCGACGAAGATATCTCCGATGCTGAGAGCCCAGAGGAGGAACAGGCCGCTCAGGAAACTGCTGTGACAAACACCCGCCAAAAGGTCGCTAAGCAAAAGACCAATGGCCAGTCTAACGACGAGGAATCAGACGCTGAGGGAACATCGCCTTCTTTCGGAGAGCTTCTCCGTGCAGAGAACGATATCATTGATGTGCCCTCCGTACTCAACGGCGCAGTCGTCTCCCAGCCTTCGCGAAATGCCATTGTGCCCCCGACACACCAGTCCCTTACCACCGTTCTCTCTCAGGCCCTCCGTACCGACGACACAGACCTCCTCGAGTCGTGTCTGCACACCACCGATCTTCCCACTATCCGCAACACCATTGAGCGCCTCGACAGCGCTTTAGCCGGCACTCTTCTTACCAAGCTCGCCGCTCGCTTGTACCGCCGCCCTGGTCGCGCCGGAAACCTTATGACTTGGGTCCAGTGGACACTAGTCGCTCACGGTGGTGCCCTCGCATCTCAGCCCAAGGTTATCCACAGTCTGAGTGGCCTGCAAAAGGTTCTCGCTGAGCGCGCCAAGGGACTGTCAAGTCTTCTCGCCCTTAAGGGTAAGCTCGATATGCTCGAGGGTCAAATGGATCTTCGTCGCAAGATGTCGCGCCCTGGTCTTCACAACGGCGATAACTCGGactctgaagaagatgacgaggatgttaTCTGGGTCGAGGGTGAGGACGATGCTGCGCGCACACCTGGTCGAAGGCGAGGTCTTGACACCGAGTTTGACGATTCAGACGACGATGTTCCCATCACCAACGGCTTTGTTGGCGActctgacgatgaggaggattcAGCTGGTGAGGAGGACGATAGCGATGCCGAGGAGTCTttggacgaggacgaggtcaACCATGACGATGTGGATGAGTCTATGGGTGAGGACGAGGAAAgtgatgttgaagctgcacCACCATCCAAATTGCAAAAGACTGCGGGTAGCTTCGGCAAGCGGAGGTGAAGCAGAGGAATTCAAAAGCATGTAGAAGATTGAAAAGGGGGAGGGAAGCTTGTTATCATCCTGGCGTTGGTCTTGTAGACATTGGGTTGCTTAATTTTTCTGTATGTCTGTTTCTTGCAATATGACGAGTTGATACCTCCCCATGCATTGCATCACTGTCGAGCGTTTGGACTTGGGTAGTTTGGTCATATCATCGTGTTCATGCTCCTAGTCTAAAACTACATGCCACCGGATTGAAGAAGCAATcccagaaaaaaaaaacatatTAAAACGATTAGATTGTCAAAAAATAGCTGTGCCCTTCCAGCGTCGCGAGTATTTCCAGCGCCATGCAATGCTAGGTGCCATGCAGaacaagaaaaagcaaattCCTCAAGATGTTATCCCACCATTGCCCTCTATCCACAACACAGGTGATAGCAATGCTGTAAAAAGCTTCCCCTTCCCTTCTATATTTCCTCAAAATAGTACACGAGATATATCTTCCACATGTGTCGTCTTAGAAAAGGTACTTGCAGGCCATGTCAACAGCCGATATGCTATTGACTTGCTCAAGGGTGAACACCCTGACGCCACTGCTCGATTCTGTTGGTAGAACCACCTTGTCCAGGCATTTGTATGGCAGGTTGCAGCATGCCTCCACCATAAACACTCATGGCACCGGCGCCATAAGGACTCATGCCGTTGGGCATGCCATTGTACCCCATGTTCATCGCACCGAGGTTCGTAGCTGATCCGCCATATGGGGCTTGCTGCATGGGGGCCCCATAAGTACTGAACACAGCACTCTTTCGGTGGTTAAGAGCTGGTTGGTTGAACAGTTGCGTATGAAGGGCAGGGGAGGACATGGCTGCTTGGGAGTTCtgaccaccaagaccattgTTGAAAGTACCTCCACGGTAACCTCCAGATTGCGCATTGCTGGGACCACCGAGAGCCTGCGGCATTTGGCTTCGATAAGCGGCCATCTTAGCGTCACGCTCTCTCAGAAGCCTCCTCTCATGTTCCATGCGAGCGCGCTCCTCCTGAGCTTGGTTCGTCTCCCTTTTAGGATGTGCAGAGAGAACGCTGGACAACTGGTGCATGCGTCCGTTTATTCCTGGGATCGgtgcctcagcctcttcgGCGCTGGCGTTCAGTTGGTTGAAACTCATTTCACGCTCACGAGCTTCTCGTTCAGCTTGTAGACGTTTTCGTCGTTGACCCAGGGTTTCCTCCTCGACCATCTTGGGCttattctcttcctctttcttcttcttctcttcaggATCCTCGAATTGATTGAGGAGCTCAACGGAGAATGCACTGCTGACAGGTCGGGCTTTAGGTAGAAGGTTCTCTGCTTCCTCCTTGGCTGCAAGCCGTCGCTTTCTATCAGCAAGAGTCTCTCcttcaaactcatcatccgGCTCAGTCGATGCGTTTTGTACGGAAAGTTGGGCAATAGATTGGTGTGCCGAATGAGGAGTCGTGGGAAGATGATTGGCACTGAGGTTGTTCATGCTAGGCCTGTGGCTAATTACCATAGATCGAGGATCCTGGCCATGCAGACGAGCTCGGCGGTGACTGAGGGGTTCgttctcttccatctcacGACGCTCCATCAAACCGATAGGGCGTTGAAGATCCATAACATTCTTTGCACCTTGATTGCGTGCCGCAATGACAGCCAGAGGAATATCCTCGTCATCGGAATCCTCATCAGCAGCATGTGCCTGGCCTTCTTCCCATGCCAGGTTGATACGCTTGTTATTTCTTGCCTTCTTCTGAGTTTCGGCAACAGcatccatctccaacagtGTTGCATGCATGCCTCCTGGGAATGTTCGCTGGGTACGTTCTTTTTGCTGCTGCTTTCGCAACTGTAACTCGGCCAGGAGTGTCGTTGGGGGTCCATTGTAGCCTTCCTCCTCAGACAgatcctcagcttcttcggcggcttcttgctcatcatcaacatggccatcGCTACGACCGTCGACACTGCGGGCTAGTCCGTCGTGCTCATTCGCATTCGTGTCAGCATTGACAGGTCCCAGCCCAGACTCTGACTTATGATCCTTGTCGTCGTCGCTAACATGGCTGTGACGTTTGCCAAGCCACATAAAAGAGGAACGCTTTCTGGCATGTTTCTTATCGCCTTCAGGCTGAAGAACCGTGGATGCAGCAACTGAAGCCCgctttttttctttgccGTAGACTTCCTTTCCAAGTCTGCCGGCACGTTCGTGATCGGTAAATGCACTGACAGGGGCGTTTGCTGAAGCATCTAGAATGCTTTCAAGGGTGGCCATGGCTGAGCCGTCCTTAACCTCGATCTCTCCTTGCGTGTTGTCGGGTAGATCAAAGTAGGCGCTTGCTCTGAGTTGTGGAGGCAAGTTTGACATTCTCGACTTTCGCTTGTCAAGTTCGTTCCGAGACAACCGTTGAGGGCGCCTCAGTGTCTCAATCGgagcattggcattggcttCCGGTTGTACAGCAGGAGGGACATCTTGGTCTGAGTGGACAGAACGAATTGTCTCTGGTTCCTGGCCCAAATTGCCAAATCCGTCAGATGATAAAGCAGCAAATGATTCTCGATGACCAGCAAGAGGGTCAGGGAGCCAGGAATCTCTCGTAGTATCGCGCTCTTGTGCCTTTGCATCGGCGTCCAACATCTTCGATTGCCTGTTGCCTTCAAACATAGCACTCATCACCTGGGAGCGTCGCTTATTTCTTTCATTGGCCTTGGGTTTATTAGACAGCTTGGGGGGCAGATTGAGCATAGCGGGAACCCGCGCAGGGTAATACAGCATTTGTTGACCGGACTCCGGGTCAAAATAAGACTGGGGCCGAACATGTTCGGATTGGCTCATATGTCGCTGTCGAGGTCGAGGCTGGGGTTCAGGCTCCAAGTCATCAGGGAGGGAGTAAGGGTCATCTTGTTCAGGCACCCAATGGACGCCATCAAAGTCGCCAAATGCATCCTGACATTGTTGGAATGTTGTATCTGAATGTGAACTTCCGGGTCGCTGAGGATCCCTAGACTCTTGATCGGCAAGAAGGCCAGTGCTCACATCGGGGCGCGGTCGCTCGTTCTTGGAGTTCATAAAATCGTCGTCTCCCATCATGTTTTGGAATACGTCGGTGGCGGGCATGTTGGCATCGCGGAGCTCATCAGGGAGGAGAGATTCGCCCTCAGGGTTCTTGACTGGTGTTTTGTCGGCCATGTCGAGGACGTCCTGGGTTAGTGCAATAGGTTCTGATTCCGAGATCTCGGCGAGTGAGACCTTTGTTGATCGGACACTTCTAACAGAGGCTTTGCCTGGGCCGTGACGGGATAGAACTGTATCTAGATCAAAGTCTGGTCGGCCAGCCGAATTCTTGGATCCTGATCGAAGACGTCCGGTAAAGGAGTGATTAGGCGAAAGTACGTATCCACCGGGGGAATAACCACCGTGGCGTGCGGCGTTATTTGTAGAAACGATGGAAGAAGCGATGGAAGGATGTCGTCTTAGTTGTTCGATAGCGGAACCGGGATTACTGGTGTAATCGTCAATGGACCCTGAGGCTTTGACGCTGGCAGCAAGGATGGAGGAACGTCTACTATCGGATCGCTTTAATTCAGTATGTAAATCTCGAATCGCATCGTCGATGGAACTTGTCATAGACAATCGTTCGGCGGTCGCTTCGAGTTGTGCGATGTTCCCGACGTATGCTCCAGATCGGGCCTGGGAGGTAATGTCGGGAGTTGGATGTTGGATACTGAGCGAAGGTGAGTCGGGCGCTGTACGGATAATGGGCCTTGGCGTGGGCTTGACAAAACTCGTATCGAGTTTTATGCCACCGACTCGAGAAGAATGGGATGTTGTGTGAGAGGGGGGAAAGTCGTTGTCGCGGGAGTCGTGTGAGGAATGTCCGGTGCGGTGTCTTTGATGCCCAGGGGGAATAGAATTGTTGCTAGGGGAGGCCGTGCTTGACATGGCCTGGGTGGTGGCGCTTTGAGGAGCACTACAGTGGCTGcttgcctgtgcctgtgctgtGGCTATCCCTGACGCAGGGAGCCTTTCCACCGATAAAGGCCCTATAGATGCAAGAGCAGTCTCGTATTGCTGTTTTTTGCTCGAACTATCTATTCGATACTCGTGCTGATCGGAATGAAGGCCCCTGAAACCAAGACTGGGCTCGCCGGTATTTGATGGGGCGGTGCTATTTTGGGTAGCGAAGCCTGTCGTATTTGATGCAGCTTCCGCTGGCGAGATGATTTTTGGCTGCGCAGTGACCTCTAATGGCTTTGTTTGGTCGTAATCTTGGGATCCCCGATACGATTGCCGATTAGAAGTTTGTTCTAATTTTGTTTCCTTCACGATTGATCCAGAAACATTGTCCTCATGAGCGGCACGTGTCTGTTCGGCGAGGCCGCCATCTGTATCCGTCCCTGTACTTCCAAGAGGATCTGCGTTGCGTTGGCTCTTAGTGCTGGGGTCCGAGGGTCTAGCGGGCGACCCCGCTGTAATCACTGGCGATTGGCTGATAGACGCTGTAGGTTTGTCGAGACCAGCACTCACACTGCTTGACTCAAGACCGCTTGCGATGAACTTGTCGATGTCGAGAAAGCATGAATCGTCCATGATGCTGAgtggtgttgatgtttgGTCGGCCAGCGACTGAAACGAGACCAGCTCAGGACTTGTTGTTTGGGGCGTTGAGAGAGGAGACGATAGCACACGTTCTATAAGGGTGTCGTCGTTCTCTTGGCCGCGGTCAGATATTGTAGCCTTTggagaagtcatgatgacTGATTGGTGAGCGCGAAAGTTGAGCGATCCTGCGCCAACCGAACAAGGCAGGGAGGAAGCTGCCTTTGTTTTAATTCTTATCAAGCAAGGATGCGCTTAGCATCCAGATCGCCGTGCCAGACAGGGAATTGGATATAAATGGGCAAGATTGTCCAGATTCGGTTCCAAGTACCCGAACGTAATCGAGGACGAACGGCGCAGCGGCGTAGCACAGCGAATGCACCGGCAGCTGTTATCGAAGTGACTGTAGTTTGTAGTGTGGTAATGAAAGGTTACGGGTCAGCACCCCATGATATGCTGGGCTGAAGTCGGTGTGCTATAGTGATAGCTGGCTGCAGGTATCGCAGTTTCGGTAGTAGTTTGCGATAGTGGGAAGCCGGTGTCAGACTAGGGTCGAGAGCTCGAGCGCAGGGACgtcgaagctcttgaagctgttggGTGAAGAGAATTGGGAAACAAAAGGTCACGGCGCGACAGCGCGAATATGTCTAGAAGTAAAGAAAGTTAGGATGGCTGGACCGAAACGGCGAGACTTTTGTTCAGAGTTTGACGAACGGATATTTGAAGGCAGGGGTCCTTGTAGCAACGGGAACAAGGCGGAAAGCCAAAAGTCGACTTTGATATAAGCAAGACG belongs to Fusarium musae strain F31 chromosome 9, whole genome shotgun sequence and includes:
- a CDS encoding hypothetical protein (BUSCO:EOG09264NJ1), whose translation is MSTKRKAPVKLAAPVARNSARIPNKSIIDESKASIAGPDALQPSQVETIEISSDNDSDEDISDAESPEEEQAAQETAVTNTRQKVAKQKTNGQSNDEESDAEGTSPSFGELLRAENDIIDVPSVLNGAVVSQPSRNAIVPPTHQSLTTVLSQALRTDDTDLLESCLHTTDLPTIRNTIERLDSALAGTLLTKLAARLYRRPGRAGNLMTWVQWTLVAHGGALASQPKVIHSLSGLQKVLAERAKGLSSLLALKGKLDMLEGQMDLRRKMSRPGLHNGDNSDSEEDDEDVIWVEGEDDAARTPGRRRGLDTEFDDSDDDVPITNGFVGDSDDEEDSAGEEDDSDAEESLDEDEVNHDDVDESMGEDEESDVEAAPPSKLQKTAGSFGKRR
- a CDS encoding hypothetical protein (EggNog:ENOG41) produces the protein MASPNPDATAPTNENTSRDATVEKEQKSEVNGHATPEKPKDTPESAPVNGNKADDHPVENGVNKDVEMAEASDEKKPSQEPSADEKNDQKTEGDDQTKETGDAKPVEEPKATEEDVDMTDAVPAEKPRDEKPAEDATAKESKDVDMADKPVDTPEKADGTDDKVPASSNETAAPSSEAEVQPTSLSQLAIDTKEEDAPKPSTEVSMQDAPVGDTSVSSKVAREREDDATEEPAPKRAKTEPKSEEPADVTSTVSKTEPDSAESAPEKEVSRFAGLTRWNEADFKNQTLTPFQRREFRKVLGRVKKTKAGGHFKDSVPKMWPQLAESYLAKIEKPMDLSEIDRTLRDINGAYVTVGDFQDALVLMYDNTRNFNGTLHEVTGAAFNAIRSIWEEVATIPQEEAVKPKQVPKPKPPRESRISSLGDSMARKPSVGPGASPAAESVSSKPRLGSQEANTAATELRRASSATEGDRPKRTVRAPKSKDIDYTTKPSRKKLKPELQFSEEVLNDLMSPKNHAINNWFMEPVDAEGLNIPHYYSIIKRPMDLGKVARMLKSGDINNLKDFDKNVRLIFSNCYTFNGSVDQGNTVSYVASQLEDYYNNLMKDKDSWLARHAKAHAPAASHGSDEEDEDEEADGDGDEIPAPPTADHSKEVRDLEKKLREESEKLTELLCGDSPNESMVAMQKSIVNLVQESLLKAKQTLSAHRSKHPEKPSKKASKPSKPKPSGSAPRKPSGSVANAKKPSGTKKAVKKTLTAADKDAIASAINDLDGAQLDRAIDIIKRDTGQNENTDGELELDIDQLSNEALLKLWELCKKVLPGFGKDTNVPSSPEVSRAAPPKHTKASSTSAKPKKNKPMSAREQEERIAQLRDLSNLYRPGQEPGENQPVLQAPTPTAESSDESDSEEE